In Acinetobacter sp. WCHAc010034, a genomic segment contains:
- the murD gene encoding UDP-N-acetylmuramoyl-L-alanine--D-glutamate ligase — translation MLIQRGGLKVVAGLGISGVAAVNFLHEQGYRVAATDSRQTPPGHDQIPAAVQTSFGRLDEELLLQADEIIISPGLDPKLPEIQAAIAKGIPVVSEIQILRRATDKPIVAITGSNAKSTVTTLFGLMAEDAGRKAAVGGNLGRPALDLIKDDPDLYVLELSSFQLETTSNLAAEVAVVLNMSEDHLDRHGDMMGYHTAKHRIFQGVKKVVHNRDDSLTRPLVPDATPMQSFGLNAPDLNQYGVLRDDDGTMWLARGRERLLKSSEMYIQGTHNVANALACLALGEAIGLPLHSMLETLKTFKGLEHRCEFVKELHGVRYYNDSKGTNIGATLAALDGLGAAIEAKGGKVVIILGGQGKGQDFSALRESLRKYATAAVLIGEDRPLIEKAVAGTTELLHAESLKQAVEICRQQAQAHDVVLLSPACASFDMFKGYSERGQQFVDCVNVLA, via the coding sequence ATGTTAATACAGCGTGGTGGTTTAAAGGTCGTTGCCGGACTTGGAATTTCGGGGGTGGCCGCGGTTAATTTCTTGCATGAACAGGGCTACCGCGTTGCAGCAACAGATTCACGGCAAACCCCGCCGGGCCATGATCAGATCCCCGCTGCGGTGCAGACCAGCTTCGGCAGGCTGGATGAAGAGCTGCTGCTGCAGGCCGATGAAATCATCATCAGCCCGGGGCTGGACCCGAAGCTCCCTGAAATTCAGGCCGCCATCGCCAAAGGCATTCCCGTGGTCAGCGAAATTCAGATTCTGCGCCGCGCCACAGACAAGCCGATTGTCGCGATTACCGGCTCCAATGCCAAAAGCACCGTCACCACGCTGTTTGGCCTGATGGCCGAAGATGCGGGCAGAAAAGCCGCTGTCGGCGGCAACTTGGGCCGTCCGGCGCTAGATTTAATCAAGGATGATCCGGATCTGTATGTGCTGGAGCTGTCGAGCTTCCAGCTGGAAACCACTTCAAATTTGGCTGCCGAAGTGGCTGTGGTGCTGAACATGAGTGAAGATCATTTAGACCGCCATGGCGACATGATGGGCTATCACACCGCCAAGCACCGCATCTTTCAGGGCGTGAAAAAAGTGGTGCATAACCGTGACGACTCGCTGACCCGCCCGCTGGTGCCGGATGCAACGCCGATGCAGAGCTTTGGCCTGAATGCGCCGGATTTGAATCAGTACGGCGTTTTAAGGGATGACGACGGAACCATGTGGCTGGCGCGCGGCCGCGAGCGCCTGCTGAAAAGCTCAGAAATGTACATTCAAGGCACGCACAATGTGGCGAATGCTTTGGCCTGCTTGGCTTTAGGTGAAGCGATTGGCCTGCCTTTGCACAGCATGCTGGAAACCCTGAAGACCTTCAAAGGCTTGGAACACCGCTGTGAATTCGTCAAAGAGCTGCACGGCGTGCGCTATTATAACGACTCGAAAGGCACCAATATCGGCGCTACGCTGGCTGCCCTTGACGGCCTGGGCGCCGCCATTGAAGCCAAAGGCGGCAAAGTGGTGATTATTTTGGGCGGGCAGGGCAAAGGGCAGGACTTCAGCGCGCTGCGTGAATCGCTCAGAAAATACGCCACAGCTGCGGTGCTGATCGGCGAAGACCGCCCGCTGATTGAAAAGGCGGTTGCGGGCACCACGGAACTGCTGCATGCAGAATCATTGAAGCAGGCGGTGGAAATCTGCCGGCAGCAGGCGCAGGCGCATGATGTCGTGCTGCTGTCTCCGGCCTGCGCAAGTTTTGATATGTTTAAAGGTTACAGCGAGCGCGGTCAGCAGTTTGTTGATTGCGTCAATGTACTGGCTTAA
- a CDS encoding FeoA family protein yields the protein MRLSDLKVKQSAIIQKVHRIQNGQNSQADIVASRLETLGFIPGTEVQVITKGIFGGDPILIQIGFTRFALRKTEAEKIEIEGAPA from the coding sequence GTGCGTTTATCTGATTTAAAAGTCAAGCAGTCAGCCATCATTCAAAAGGTGCACCGCATCCAGAATGGCCAAAACTCCCAGGCTGATATTGTGGCGAGCCGTTTGGAAACATTGGGCTTTATACCAGGTACAGAAGTGCAGGTGATTACCAAAGGCATTTTTGGCGGCGATCCGATTTTAATTCAAATCGGCTTTACCCGTTTCGCGCTGCGCAAAACCGAAGCTGAAAAAATAGAAATAGAAGGAGCACCGGCATGA
- a CDS encoding DUF6587 family protein, with amino-acid sequence MIEILIVAALVIWSAAVVFKKVFPKTAASVFTVLSEACARQGWTALAKWLKPSAAAGCGGGCGCAVSDNAAEKKPEVQAVKWK; translated from the coding sequence ATGATTGAAATTCTAATAGTGGCTGCGCTGGTGATCTGGAGCGCTGCCGTGGTGTTTAAGAAAGTATTTCCGAAAACAGCGGCTTCAGTCTTTACGGTGCTTTCAGAGGCCTGCGCCAGACAGGGCTGGACGGCTTTGGCCAAATGGCTGAAGCCGTCTGCCGCGGCCGGCTGCGGCGGGGGCTGCGGCTGCGCGGTTTCTGACAATGCTGCCGAAAAAAAGCCTGAAGTTCAGGCGGTGAAGTGGAAATAA
- a CDS encoding homoserine dehydrogenase, with protein sequence MKPVRLAILGLGTVGGGALKLLKENAAEIKRRTGREIQITHVGTRRPRPDLDLPASVKQSADLMSIVRQPDVDVVVEVMGGIHPAYDVIMEAIRHGKQVVTANKALLAEHGNELFKAADDHKVQIAYEAAVAGGIPIIKVMREGLAANRIDWLAGIINGTGNFILTEMREKGRAFADVLKEAQELGYAEADPTFDVEGIDAAHKLTLLASIAFGIPLQFDKVFTEGISKIAAQDVKYAEDLGFRIKHLGIARRAAKGIELRVHPTLIPEDQLIANVNGVKNAVLVQANAVGPTLYYGAGAGAGPTASAVIADVVDIVRDISYTEDGAGTIPQLAFEALADLPILPREEMTTGYYIRINAEDQTGVLADVTTILSRAGISIDAIMQQPRLKDLIPIVILTDPVVESKMDEALAQIQALPVIHGEIVRIRLESLDN encoded by the coding sequence GTGAAACCAGTTCGCCTGGCAATCCTCGGTCTTGGTACTGTGGGTGGTGGTGCCCTTAAACTATTAAAAGAAAATGCTGCTGAGATTAAACGTCGCACCGGTCGTGAAATTCAAATTACCCATGTCGGCACGCGCCGCCCGCGTCCAGACCTTGATCTTCCGGCATCGGTAAAGCAGAGCGCTGACTTGATGTCGATTGTGCGTCAGCCGGACGTCGATGTGGTGGTGGAAGTCATGGGCGGCATTCATCCCGCTTATGACGTCATCATGGAAGCGATCAGGCACGGCAAGCAGGTGGTTACTGCCAACAAGGCGCTGCTGGCGGAGCACGGCAACGAGCTGTTCAAAGCGGCCGATGACCACAAGGTGCAGATCGCCTATGAAGCGGCGGTGGCCGGCGGCATCCCGATTATTAAAGTCATGCGCGAAGGCCTGGCTGCCAACCGCATTGACTGGCTGGCCGGCATCATCAACGGCACAGGCAACTTCATTCTGACCGAAATGCGTGAAAAAGGCCGCGCTTTTGCCGATGTGCTGAAAGAAGCGCAGGAGCTGGGCTATGCCGAAGCTGATCCGACTTTTGACGTCGAAGGCATTGACGCAGCCCACAAGCTGACGCTGCTGGCATCGATCGCATTCGGCATTCCGCTGCAGTTTGACAAAGTCTTCACCGAAGGCATCAGCAAGATTGCCGCGCAGGACGTGAAATACGCCGAAGATCTCGGCTTCCGCATCAAGCATCTCGGCATTGCGCGCCGCGCCGCCAAAGGCATTGAGCTGCGCGTTCATCCGACCCTGATCCCTGAAGACCAGCTGATCGCCAATGTCAACGGCGTAAAAAATGCGGTGCTGGTGCAGGCCAATGCCGTCGGCCCGACGCTGTACTACGGCGCAGGCGCAGGCGCAGGCCCGACCGCTTCCGCAGTGATTGCCGATGTGGTGGATATTGTCCGCGACATCTCCTATACCGAAGACGGCGCAGGCACCATTCCGCAGCTGGCTTTCGAAGCTTTGGCGGACTTGCCGATCCTGCCGCGCGAAGAAATGACCACAGGCTACTACATCCGCATCAACGCTGAAGACCAAACCGGCGTTCTGGCCGATGTCACTACAATTCTAAGCCGCGCCGGCATCAGCATTGACGCCATCATGCAGCAGCCGCGCCTGAAAGACCTTATTCCAATCGTGATTCTGACCGACCCTGTCGTGGAATCAAAAATGGATGAAGCGCTCGCGCAAATTCAGGCCTTGCCGGTCATTCATGGCGAGATTGTGCGAATTCGTTTAGAATCGCTGGATAATTAA
- a CDS encoding response regulator yields MITVLVVDDHELVRTGICRMLEDHADVQVIGQAESGEEAIALVRQHHPNVVLLDVNMPGIGGVETTRRLLQTAPETKVLAVSGLAEEPYPSLLLKAGAKGYITKGAPVAEMVRAINKVMQGGKYFSADIAEQLASSYLSDTQQSPFDALSEREMQVAMMVVNCISAQEIADKLFVSVKTVNTYRYRIFEKLNLDSDVKLTHLAIRYGLIKP; encoded by the coding sequence GTGATCACAGTTTTAGTGGTGGATGACCATGAATTGGTGCGTACGGGTATTTGCCGAATGCTCGAAGACCACGCGGATGTTCAGGTTATTGGTCAAGCTGAATCTGGTGAGGAAGCCATTGCCCTGGTCCGCCAGCACCATCCGAATGTGGTGCTGCTGGACGTCAACATGCCCGGCATCGGCGGCGTGGAAACCACGCGGCGCCTGCTGCAGACTGCGCCTGAAACCAAAGTGCTGGCGGTCAGCGGCCTGGCCGAAGAGCCTTATCCTTCCCTGCTGCTGAAAGCCGGCGCCAAAGGCTATATTACCAAAGGCGCGCCGGTGGCTGAAATGGTGCGCGCCATCAACAAGGTCATGCAGGGCGGAAAATATTTCAGCGCAGATATCGCCGAACAGCTGGCCAGCTCGTATTTGTCCGACACCCAGCAGTCGCCTTTTGATGCGCTGTCTGAGCGCGAAATGCAGGTGGCGATGATGGTGGTGAACTGCATCAGCGCGCAGGAAATTGCCGACAAGCTGTTTGTCAGCGTCAAAACCGTCAATACTTACCGCTACCGCATCTTTGAAAAGCTCAATCTCGACAGCGATGTCAAGCTGACCCACCTTGCGATCCGCTACGGACTGATCAAGCCCTAA
- the feoB gene encoding ferrous iron transporter B, with the protein MTEALRIALVGNPNCGKTSLFNHLTGTRQKVANYAGVTVERKVGSFSLPSGKAVRVLDLPGTYSLDATSPDEAITRDVVQGKIADEGSQDAFLCVVDATNLKLHLGLVLEMIALGRPILLVLNMMDEARRRGMQINTQKLSERLGIPVVETVAVRNSGIENLMNALDQGKYSAPHTELSGLTGDSHQKVAALLHDVVHFADQEDKRSDFLDKIFLHPVLGLVSLALMMFVIFQAVFAWAAPFMDGIEGFFGWLGEFLGPHISHPLLNSLIVDGIIAGAGGVVVFLPQILILFFFILVLEESGYLPRAAFLLDKLMFKAGLSGRAFIPLLSSFACAIPGIMATRSISDPRDRLTTIFVAPLMTCSARLPVYALLIAAFIPEKMVWGLFNLQGLVLFGLYMAGILSALAVSFVLKFFQKDKSQHMLLMELPSYRFPDVKSVWIGLLDRAKIFLKRVGGIIFALSILLWFLCTFPQPPEGATLPAIDYSFAGMLGHVMQPIFAPLGFNWQICIALIPAMAAREVVVAALGTVYALSAADDDAVAQGLSTLISSGDLGWSFATGLSLLVWFIYAPHCLATLATVKRETGSWKTVGFMTVYLFGLAYLMSFLTYQIASHYFG; encoded by the coding sequence ATGACTGAGGCGCTGCGTATTGCCCTAGTCGGTAATCCTAACTGCGGTAAAACATCATTATTCAACCATTTAACCGGCACGCGCCAAAAAGTGGCCAACTATGCCGGGGTCACGGTGGAGCGCAAAGTCGGCAGCTTCAGCCTGCCGTCCGGCAAAGCCGTGCGCGTGCTGGATCTGCCCGGCACCTACAGCCTGGACGCCACCAGTCCGGATGAAGCGATTACCCGCGACGTGGTGCAGGGAAAAATTGCTGATGAAGGCAGCCAGGACGCCTTCCTGTGCGTTGTTGACGCCACCAATTTAAAGCTCCATCTGGGCCTGGTTCTGGAAATGATTGCGCTGGGCCGTCCCATTCTGCTGGTGCTGAATATGATGGACGAAGCGCGCCGCCGCGGCATGCAGATCAATACCCAGAAACTCTCGGAGCGCCTCGGCATTCCGGTGGTGGAAACGGTTGCGGTGCGCAACTCAGGCATTGAAAATCTGATGAATGCGCTGGATCAGGGCAAGTATTCGGCGCCGCATACCGAACTCAGCGGCCTGACGGGCGATAGTCACCAGAAAGTTGCGGCCCTGCTGCATGATGTGGTGCATTTTGCCGATCAGGAAGACAAGCGCTCCGATTTTCTGGATAAGATTTTTCTGCATCCGGTGCTGGGTTTAGTCAGCCTTGCGCTGATGATGTTCGTGATCTTTCAGGCGGTATTTGCCTGGGCAGCGCCGTTTATGGACGGCATTGAAGGCTTCTTTGGCTGGCTGGGCGAATTTCTTGGCCCGCATATTTCGCATCCGCTCCTCAACAGCCTGATTGTGGACGGGATTATTGCCGGCGCCGGCGGCGTGGTGGTGTTCCTGCCGCAGATTCTGATTCTGTTCTTCTTTATTCTGGTTCTGGAAGAGTCGGGCTACCTGCCGCGCGCGGCTTTCCTGCTGGACAAGCTGATGTTTAAAGCTGGCCTCAGCGGGCGCGCCTTTATTCCGCTGCTGTCCAGCTTTGCCTGCGCTATTCCGGGCATTATGGCGACCCGCAGCATCAGTGATCCGCGCGACCGCTTGACCACGATTTTTGTCGCGCCGTTGATGACCTGCTCCGCGCGCCTGCCGGTGTATGCGCTGCTGATTGCGGCCTTTATTCCGGAAAAAATGGTCTGGGGCCTGTTCAACCTGCAGGGCTTGGTGCTGTTCGGCCTGTATATGGCGGGCATTCTCAGCGCGCTGGCGGTGTCCTTCGTGCTGAAATTCTTTCAGAAAGACAAATCCCAGCATATGCTGCTGATGGAATTGCCAAGCTACCGCTTTCCGGACGTGAAAAGCGTCTGGATTGGCCTGCTGGACCGCGCCAAGATTTTCTTAAAGCGCGTCGGTGGCATTATCTTCGCGCTGTCGATTCTGCTGTGGTTCCTGTGCACTTTCCCGCAGCCACCGGAAGGCGCCACGCTGCCGGCCATTGATTATTCCTTTGCCGGCATGCTGGGCCATGTAATGCAGCCGATTTTTGCCCCGCTGGGCTTCAACTGGCAGATCTGCATCGCGCTGATTCCCGCCATGGCTGCCCGTGAAGTGGTGGTGGCGGCGCTGGGCACGGTATATGCCTTGTCGGCAGCCGATGATGACGCGGTCGCGCAAGGCCTGTCCACCTTAATCAGCAGCGGAGACTTGGGCTGGTCCTTCGCGACCGGGCTGTCGCTGCTGGTATGGTTTATTTATGCGCCGCACTGCCTGGCTACGCTGGCCACCGTGAAGCGTGAAACCGGCTCATGGAAAACTGTGGGCTTTATGACCGTGTACCTGTTCGGCTTGGCGTATTTGATGTCTTTCCTGACCTATCAAATTGCTTCGCATTATTTCGGCTGA
- the xerD gene encoding site-specific tyrosine recombinase XerD, with the protein MLNKKPRVPAPVAIPEQLSFLQGFRDYLIAQTVSPHTRNAYLSDLIQCSECCAQPLPAWGSDDVSDALLALTKQGKSPRSIARALSALRSFFKFLREQKLRSDNPVSAHKTPKLGRALPKDLSEADVEALIHAPDISTALGLRDRAMLEVLYACGLRVTELLSLRLELINLKQGYLRIVGKGNKERLVPLGQMAREWVEKYLTEGRAALYKTSTDYLFLTQRGGVMSRQNFWYAIKRYALQAGIQAELSPHTLRHAFATHLLNHGADLRVVQMLLGHSDLSTTQIYTHVAQVRMQQLHAAHHPRA; encoded by the coding sequence ATGCTGAATAAAAAGCCCCGTGTCCCGGCCCCAGTCGCCATTCCTGAACAGCTGAGCTTCCTGCAGGGCTTCCGCGACTACCTGATTGCGCAGACCGTCAGCCCGCATACGCGCAATGCCTATTTATCTGATTTAATTCAATGCAGTGAATGCTGCGCCCAGCCCCTGCCGGCATGGGGCAGCGATGACGTTTCCGATGCGCTTCTGGCGCTGACCAAGCAGGGCAAAAGCCCGCGCTCAATCGCCCGCGCGCTGTCCGCGCTGCGCTCCTTCTTTAAATTCCTGCGCGAACAGAAGCTGCGCAGCGACAACCCGGTCAGCGCGCATAAAACCCCAAAGCTGGGGCGCGCCCTGCCCAAGGACCTGTCCGAAGCGGACGTCGAAGCGCTGATTCATGCGCCGGACATCAGCACCGCGCTGGGCCTGCGCGACCGCGCCATGCTGGAAGTGCTGTACGCCTGCGGGCTGCGGGTTACGGAGCTGCTGAGCCTGCGCCTGGAGCTGATCAACCTGAAGCAGGGCTATTTGCGCATTGTCGGCAAAGGCAATAAAGAGCGCCTGGTGCCTTTGGGGCAGATGGCCCGCGAATGGGTTGAAAAATATTTAACCGAAGGCCGCGCTGCCCTGTATAAGACCTCGACCGACTACCTCTTCCTGACCCAGCGCGGCGGGGTCATGAGCCGGCAGAACTTCTGGTACGCCATTAAGCGCTATGCGCTGCAGGCCGGCATCCAGGCGGAGCTGTCGCCGCACACCTTAAGGCATGCCTTCGCCACACATTTGCTGAATCACGGCGCGGACTTGCGCGTAGTGCAGATGCTGCTGGGGCACAGCGACCTGTCGACCACGCAAATTTACACCCATGTGGCGCAGGTGCGCATGCAGCAGCTGCACGCCGCCCATCATCCGCGCGCTTAA
- the thrC gene encoding threonine synthase: protein MSNANRYTGLVDRYRDRLPVSATTRAISLGEGNTPLIKLENIPRIIGKDVEIYVKYEGLNPTGSFKDRGMTMAVTKAVEEGSKAIICASTGNTSAAAAAYAARAGIKAFVLIPEGKIAMGKMAQAMMYGAITMQIRGNFDDGMRLVKEVADQAPVTIVNSINPYRLQGQKTIAYEIVEALGRAPDYHCLPVGNAGNITAHWMGYTEAVANQPKDQFEQVVYDAETDQFTGPKPAGLPVMAGYQAAGAAPFLRGGPVANPETVATAIRIGNPQSWNHAKAVVRDSKGWFDELTDAEILDAQRLLSMYEGVFVEPASAASVGGAIRDIKAGKIAEGSVIVCTVTGNGLKDPDTAIKQCQDAVMLSIDATMDQVKDSILSNMQ, encoded by the coding sequence ATGTCGAATGCCAATCGTTATACTGGTTTAGTTGACCGTTACCGCGACCGTTTACCTGTATCTGCAACTACCCGCGCAATTTCCTTAGGCGAAGGCAACACGCCGCTGATTAAGCTTGAGAACATTCCGCGCATTATTGGTAAAGACGTTGAAATTTATGTGAAGTACGAGGGCTTGAACCCGACGGGCTCATTTAAAGACCGCGGCATGACTATGGCGGTGACCAAAGCGGTTGAAGAAGGCTCTAAAGCCATCATCTGCGCGTCTACAGGCAACACCTCGGCCGCTGCCGCTGCCTATGCAGCCCGCGCCGGCATTAAAGCCTTTGTGCTGATTCCGGAAGGCAAAATCGCCATGGGCAAAATGGCGCAGGCGATGATGTACGGCGCAATCACCATGCAGATCCGCGGCAACTTTGACGACGGCATGCGCCTGGTGAAGGAAGTCGCAGATCAGGCGCCGGTGACGATTGTCAACTCAATCAACCCTTACCGCCTGCAGGGCCAGAAAACCATTGCTTACGAAATCGTCGAAGCTTTAGGCCGCGCGCCGGACTACCACTGCCTTCCGGTCGGCAACGCCGGCAACATCACGGCGCACTGGATGGGCTATACCGAAGCGGTCGCCAACCAGCCTAAAGATCAGTTTGAGCAGGTGGTTTATGACGCTGAAACAGATCAGTTCACCGGCCCTAAACCGGCTGGCCTGCCAGTCATGGCCGGCTATCAGGCAGCGGGCGCAGCGCCGTTCCTGCGCGGCGGCCCAGTGGCAAATCCGGAAACCGTAGCGACCGCAATCCGCATCGGCAACCCGCAAAGCTGGAACCATGCCAAAGCCGTGGTGCGCGACTCTAAAGGCTGGTTTGATGAACTGACCGATGCTGAAATTCTGGACGCGCAGCGCCTGCTGTCGATGTACGAAGGCGTATTCGTAGAGCCGGCTTCGGCAGCTTCTGTCGGCGGCGCAATCCGCGACATTAAAGCCGGCAAAATTGCTGAAGGTTCTGTGATTGTCTGCACAGTAACCGGCAACGGCCTGAAAGACCCGGACACCGCCATCAAGCAGTGCCAGGACGCGGTAATGCTGTCAATTGACGCAACCATGGATCAGGTCAAAGACTCAATTCTGTCCAATATGCAGTAA
- a CDS encoding DUF6915 family protein, whose product MNAMQHARISAKRWGGEPEDYYEIHAFIDSTKSLCSDARHRILHTLWGVNVAVIPVFGHSLQNSAGKSVDVKDLCERDHLLVDYQQRFIPTLNDFVSAIDIRLLPPDFERHVEQLHQHYSQDPAISQLLLSPLALTGKLHSLLLTHNSWFIGDILPRLGHPLRLQNVACSPADFFNAMRFELWMDNGMAIPASAQALQQRRQGA is encoded by the coding sequence ATGAATGCAATGCAGCATGCGCGGATTTCCGCCAAGCGCTGGGGCGGCGAGCCCGAAGACTATTATGAAATACATGCATTTATTGACAGCACCAAAAGCCTGTGCAGCGATGCGCGGCACCGGATTCTGCATACCCTGTGGGGGGTGAATGTGGCGGTGATCCCTGTATTCGGGCACAGCCTGCAGAACAGCGCGGGCAAGTCGGTTGATGTCAAGGATCTGTGCGAGCGCGACCATCTGCTGGTGGACTACCAGCAGCGCTTTATTCCGACACTGAACGATTTTGTCAGCGCCATTGACATCAGGCTGCTGCCGCCGGACTTCGAGCGGCATGTGGAGCAGCTGCATCAGCATTATTCGCAGGATCCGGCCATATCGCAGCTGCTGCTTTCGCCGCTGGCGCTGACAGGCAAGCTGCATTCCCTGCTGCTGACCCATAACAGCTGGTTTATCGGCGACATTCTGCCGCGCCTGGGGCATCCGCTCCGGCTGCAGAATGTCGCCTGCAGCCCGGCCGATTTTTTCAACGCCATGCGCTTTGAACTGTGGATGGATAACGGGATGGCGATTCCAGCCAGCGCCCAGGCCCTGCAGCAGCGCAGGCAGGGCGCTTAA
- a CDS encoding DsbC family protein, whose amino-acid sequence MRFTRSHIFTACALAAGLSLSACSKSNNDAEKQAPLTASAPATGEASTLSERNALQRLTATLQDGLKKANISAKIVDVKPTEVPNLYWVSLDGMSSVYATSDGKYILQGEIVRLGGKELYNVSQNLQAASNKKIFEQLKAEDLLIYKAQGKTKHVVYVFTDVSCPYCHKLHEHMDEITGKGVEVRYIAWPRGEQHIPMMEAIWCSADRKEAFSKGIAGEQIAPASCKNPVRSMYEMGLNIGVNGTPAIYSADGVYLGGYMEPGDLLERLNK is encoded by the coding sequence ATGCGATTTACCCGTTCACATATTTTTACCGCATGCGCGCTTGCTGCCGGGCTGAGCCTCAGCGCCTGCTCCAAATCCAATAATGATGCAGAAAAACAGGCGCCGCTGACCGCCAGCGCGCCGGCAACGGGAGAAGCCTCCACCCTTTCTGAGCGCAATGCGCTGCAGCGCCTGACCGCCACGCTGCAGGACGGCCTGAAAAAAGCCAACATCAGCGCCAAAATTGTTGACGTGAAGCCAACCGAAGTGCCGAACCTGTACTGGGTCAGCCTTGACGGCATGTCTTCGGTCTATGCCACTTCAGACGGCAAATACATCCTGCAGGGCGAAATCGTGCGCCTGGGCGGCAAAGAGCTGTACAACGTCAGCCAGAACCTGCAGGCCGCCAGCAACAAGAAAATCTTTGAGCAGCTGAAAGCCGAAGACCTGCTGATTTACAAAGCGCAGGGCAAAACCAAGCATGTGGTGTATGTGTTTACCGACGTCAGCTGCCCTTACTGCCATAAGCTGCATGAGCATATGGATGAAATCACCGGCAAAGGCGTTGAAGTGCGCTATATCGCCTGGCCGCGCGGCGAGCAGCATATTCCAATGATGGAAGCCATCTGGTGCAGCGCCGACCGCAAGGAAGCCTTCAGCAAAGGCATTGCCGGCGAACAGATCGCGCCTGCATCCTGCAAGAACCCGGTGCGCAGCATGTATGAAATGGGGCTGAATATCGGCGTCAACGGCACGCCTGCCATCTACAGCGCTGACGGGGTTTACCTGGGCGGCTACATGGAGCCTGGCGATTTGCTGGAACGCTTAAATAAATAA
- a CDS encoding serine hydrolase, protein MKNSNKSLMRALGISFLFGMSSMSFAEIIMNPGSNQASLSWSSEEANQLLNGDVSAAAYSENEPSPQGSTKVSTSIRSANGAALSAPAKTVQIFDTSSYSHQPSVNARAALVMDGQTGEVLYSKNSNTAFPIASITKLMTAVVIADARLNMSENITLQQIDFAGAGGKNSSSTLRAGDSMNRAEALLFALMKSENPAAAALARTYPGGRTAFVAAMNAKAKALGMNSSRYVESSGLDPRNVSSARDLGILVNSAAQYGLIRQFSTTPSYDFNLGYRVLKSSNTNALVRNGGWNINISKTGYINEAGRCVVMHTTLNNRPAVVVLLGADTSAARTSDATRLMTWVTQLPKRI, encoded by the coding sequence GTGAAGAATTCAAATAAATCTTTAATGCGCGCACTGGGAATATCATTTTTATTCGGCATGAGCTCAATGAGTTTTGCCGAGATCATCATGAATCCCGGTTCGAATCAGGCGAGCCTCAGCTGGTCTTCTGAAGAAGCCAATCAGCTGCTGAACGGTGATGTGTCCGCTGCTGCATACAGCGAAAATGAACCTTCACCGCAAGGCTCGACCAAGGTCAGCACCTCAATCCGCAGCGCCAATGGCGCTGCGCTGTCTGCGCCGGCCAAAACCGTGCAGATTTTTGATACCAGCAGCTATTCGCACCAGCCATCGGTCAATGCCCGCGCGGCCTTGGTGATGGATGGCCAAACCGGCGAAGTGCTGTACAGCAAGAACAGCAATACCGCATTTCCCATCGCTTCCATCACCAAGCTGATGACGGCGGTGGTGATTGCGGATGCGCGCCTGAATATGTCGGAAAACATTACGCTGCAGCAGATTGATTTTGCCGGCGCAGGCGGCAAGAACTCCAGCTCGACTTTGCGCGCCGGCGATTCGATGAACCGCGCGGAAGCGCTGCTGTTTGCTTTAATGAAATCGGAGAATCCGGCAGCGGCGGCTTTGGCCCGCACCTATCCGGGCGGCCGCACAGCCTTTGTCGCAGCCATGAATGCCAAGGCCAAAGCGCTGGGCATGAACAGCAGCCGCTATGTTGAATCTTCAGGCCTGGACCCGCGCAATGTGTCTTCCGCGCGTGATTTAGGCATTCTGGTGAACTCGGCAGCGCAGTACGGCCTGATCCGCCAGTTCTCCACCACGCCAAGCTATGATTTCAATCTGGGCTACCGCGTGCTGAAATCCAGCAATACCAATGCGCTGGTGCGCAACGGCGGCTGGAATATCAATATTTCCAAAACCGGCTATATTAATGAGGCGGGGCGCTGCGTGGTGATGCATACCACCTTGAACAACCGTCCGGCGGTTGTGGTGCTTTTGGGCGCGGACACGTCAGCGGCCCGCACCAGCGATGCCACCCGATTGATGACTTGGGTAACGCAGCTGCCTAAGCGCATTTAA